The nucleotide window TAAGATAGTGGACGTTGAGGGCAAAAAAATAGTTCTGGCGGCCCCCTGACCCAAAGCTTTATAAAGCCCCGCACAGATGTAGGTATGGTGCTCTTCTGAGAGTGCTGAAAGGAAATAAAAGGAGTTTGATTGAAAATGTACGGTAGTGGATTCGATAGAGGTTTTGAGGCGCCGGTTAAGGTCGGGGAGAGGTACACTGTTAAAATAGAGAGCATTGGCCAGGGTGGCGATGGAATCGCCAGGATACAGGGTTTTGTTGTCTTCGTGCCGAACACCAAGGTCGGCCAGGAAGTTGATATCGTAATCAACTCGGTCAAGAGAAGGTTCGCCTTCGCCGAAGTTATCTGATGCCTTAGGGCGTCTTCAATTTTCTACTTTTGTGCTTATTTATGAATATGTGTTTCAGCGCCCCAGGTGCTGCTGAAGTTTTTCGAGGATTTCCAGGGTTAGGTTCTCCCTGTTCTCGATGGTTAATGTGTAGAGCTCCCCGTAATTCCTAAACTGGTGTGCAAAGCGTCTGTGGACGGTCGCTAAGAGAGGTACATCGCTCCGGAGAAGCTCATCAAGGGCCTCCGCGAACGCTCGACTCTTCATCTCCATAGCCCCTATCTCGTCAACTATCGCCAGCTCGGAGTTCAAAGCGCGCCTGAGGGCGGAAACGCCAACGCGCTCGAGGTCTTCCAAGTTTACGGCGTAGCGCCCCACCATGACATCGCCCTTCCCAACGCGGGCCAGCCAGCCCTCCTCACCCGTGTCGAGGGCCCTTATCCTGAAGCCCACCCTTCTCCCGCGCTCCCTGACTTCCTCCGTCACGAAGCCAGCGATTCTGGCGTCCCCTTTAAACCTCTCCCACGCCCTGAGGGCCAGTGTGGTCTTCCCAACGCCCGGCTTTCCCGTGACAAAAATCCTCATTCCTTCACCTCCCAGAAGCGGCGCGTCCTTATGAAAGTCCTCTCCGCCTCGAGGAGGGCCACGAGGAGCGCCTCACCCCGGTACTGCCCGAGGAGCCTGGCGGCGGTATCGGGGCCGACCCCGTAGGCGCTCAAAGCCAGTATCGCCTCCCACCCGTAGCTCTGGATTAGGTCGCTCGCCTTTATCAGCTTCCTGTAGGCCTTCTCTTCCTCCTTCTCGAGTTTTTCCTTTTTCTTCATCTTTTTCACGGCCTTCACGAAGAGTTCGGCATCTATGGGGTGCGCCACGGCGAGCATGAGGGAACCGCACTTCGGGCACCTCCAGTCGTCGAGGCGCGACCTGAGCCTCCCCACCCTCGTTCTCGCGTTCCAGCCGCAGTTGGTGCAGAGGAGAACCACCTCGCTCTCCTCGAGGCGCTTCCTGAACAGCTCGAGCACCTCGTCCCTCTCAAGCTCCCCCGTGACTAGGAACTCGCCCCCAACTGAGAGGTTCAGCTTAGCTAATGGAGAGGGCTCCCTAGCGAGCTTCGTCTTCACCCGGAGCATCCCCTCCCCGAGGAGTTTGAGCACTCTCTCCGCGCCCCCTATGTCGAGCTTGTCGTGGAAGAGCTCGTTCAGCGTCTCCTTCTCCACCACGGTGCCCTCGAAGAGCCTGTCAACCCGCCTTATCTTCGCGTCCCTCCGCAGGGCCCCGAAGCGCTTCGCCACGTTGAGCATCCTCCAGCGGTAGACGTTGCTCTCCCGAACCGCTCTACCGACTATAAACTCAAGGGCCTCGGGGCTCGTTCTCAGGAGCGAGGCCACCTCCGCTGGATTCAGCTGGAAGGGCGTTTTGAATACTATGGCGTGTCCCTGTCCCTTGAGCGTGAACACCTTCCCGTACTTCGAGCTCAGGAACGCCCATAGAAACCTCCCGATGGTCTCGTTTACCCTGTTCCCGAAATCCGCGTGGATAACCAGGCCCTTTGGAAGGCTTTCCACACCTATGTCCCTGTCCGTGGAGAGGGGCTCCTGCCCCCTTAAAACCTTCAGAACCCTCTCGAGCTCCTCCTCCCTGAAGTTCACCCCCTTCAGGAAGCGCGTCGCGAGCGTTTCGTTGTAAATCAGCTCCCTCTTGAGCTTACCGGTCTCGAGCGCCACCTCGAAGGGGACGGGAATCATCTCCCCCTCCCAGCTGGGGACCGCGCTCTCCAGGCTCCTGCTCTCCTTCGCCTTTATGAGCCTCGCCTCCTCGTCTATGGAAAGGAGAATCCAGCTCCTTCCGTGCATTATGAACTCCATGCCGTCCTCCAGGTCCATCACGAAGCTCTCGTCAAGTCTTCCAACTACGTGGCCGCTCGAGGCATCGAGGACGCGGTAGGATATCTCATCGGGAATCGTGGAGAGGTTCTCGTAGTAGTACTTGAAGGCGCCCCTCCGGAGGTAGAGGCTCCCCGTCACCTCGTCAATCCCCACCAGCCGGGCGCTCTCGAGGAGCTTCACCACGGCGCTGAAGTCCTCCTCCGAGAGGTTCCTGTAGGGGTACGAACCCTTCGCGAGGGAATAGACCTCCTCGGGCAGAAGTTTTTTCTCCTCCATGAGGGAGCCCACCGTGAAGTGCGCAAGCACGTCGAGGGCGTTCTCGTAGGGTCTCACGGGCTCGTAGAGGCCCTTAACCGCCCTCCGCGCTATCACGAGGCTCTCGAGGTAGTCCTCAGGGTTGGTCGCTATTACGTAGCCCTCGCTCACCTCCCCGAGCCTGTGGCGCGAGCGCCCCATCCTCTGGACAAGCCTGTTCACCTGGCGGGGGCTCATGTACTGCACGACAACGTCCACATCCCCTATGTCAATGCCGAGCTCCATGGAGGATGTGCACACGAGCGCCCTTACCTTCCCTTCTTTGAGCGCTTTTTCGGCCCTTATGCGCGCCTCCTTTGCGAGGGAGCCGTGGTGGACTTCAACCGGCTTCCCCCAGGCCTTCAGTCGGTGGGCGAGTATCTCCGCGAACTGGCGTGTGTTCGTGAATATTAACCCCTTTCCGTGCTCCTCCACCACCTCCCACACGGTTCTGAGCCTCGCCGCGACCTCGGGGCTAACCTTTAATGCCCTCGCGAGCTCAAAATCCCCCTCTTCCGGTTCCGGATAGAGCACGTGGACGTGGTAGGCCTTCCTCATTTCCGGCTTGACTATGGTGTCAGCCTTAAGCCAGTCCTTTATCTCCCCCTCGTTGCCGACGGTTGCGCTAAGGCCTATCCTCTGGAAGTTGGCCCTCTTTGCGAGCCTCTCTAGGGCGAGACTGAGCTGCGCGCCCCTCTTACTATCCACGAGCTCGACTATCTCATCTACAATCACGAACCGTACGTTGGCGAGGTGCTTCCTCATGGACTTCATGACGAGTAGTATGCCAAGCGTCTCGGGGGTTATGATGAGCACATGGGGAGGGTTCTTCACCTGCTTTGCCTTCGCGTAGGCGGAGGTGTCCCCGTGCCTCACCTCAACGCCGATCCCCGTCCTCTCCCCCCACCAGCGGAGCCTCTCGAGGAGGTCCCTGTTGAGGGCCTTTATGGGGGCTATGTAGAGGGCCGCTATGGGCGGGAGGTTCTCCTCAAGGATGGCGTTCAAAACAGGGAGAAAAGCCGCTTCCGTCTTCCCGCTCCCCGTGGGAGAAACCACGAGAACGCTCTTTCCGGAGCTAACCGCATCAAAAGCCTTCAGCTGGAGCTCGTTGAGCTCAAAGCGCTCCCTCAGAACTGCCTCAAGTCTCGGGTGCATGGAGTAAAATAGGGAGTTACATTTAAAAATCAGTCGGGGGCCTTTGAGGATGTCGGCCCCCTGGGGGTCCCGATGTCATCGCAACCCAGATACTCATCGGGCATGGGTATGTGGGCTTTTTGGGATAAAACGTTTGTGCTCTGCAAGGTGTCAATCCAATATGGCAGAATTAAACCACCGTTTGAACCTTTCTCATAATATCGGCGAAAAACTTATAATGTGTGGGCAGTTTTTACTGTTTATGATTGTACTAAAAAAGAGGCGCCAGAGTAATCCAGCCACTTTAGCAGGAATGAACCGGTCATTTAAAGTCAAACTTTTGAGGTGGTAGAATGAGAGGGGTTAAACTCTACACACTACTCCTTACAGTTTTTGTTTTTGGGGCAACTTTCATGTATGCCCTCCCCTACATCGAACCCGGAATAAAGCTTGAGCTGACGGACGAGGAGGGGAAAGCGTTAAAGGGGTTCTCGGAGGACTACGAGGTTCAGATTCAGGTGGACATGGCAACCCCAGAAGGAATAAAGAGCGTGGGGAGTTACTCATACGGCTCCATGACTTTCTGGCGCTTTGATTTTACAAGACCCGTGATAACTCTCAACATTCCCCAGAACCTTCCTTCTCCTTCCACCGGGACGGAATACGGGGTTAGAGTCTCGGTCTGGATCATAGACGCTAGGAACCGGGTACTCTACGAGGGTGTTGGGGGTACCACTTTAACACATGAGGAAATAGGAAACAACAGGGCACTCAAGGAGGTTCGGATAAGCTGGGTGAGGAAAACAACCCTACATGAAATCTTTAACGTAGAAACATCGCGGATTAACCGCCCGGTTCCCCCCAAACCTCAGTGGCGGGTTGAGTTTGAGTGGAGACGGGTGCCCGACTCGTGGGAGGCCCAAGATTATGTAAAAGTTCCCGTTCTCATAGTGGACAACCGGAAGGGCTCTGGGCCGGTTTCAGCCAGTTTTGACCTCAGTGGTTCTTATAAAACGGAGTTCTCGGCAACGTTGGCCTATGGTTTTAAACTTACGAAGGCATTCAAAGGGCGTGAAGATCCCGTTGAAGTACTCTCCACTTCTGTGGACATATACGGGAAGAAATGGGTACCCGTTAGCGGAAGCTACTATTTCGGCAAGATCATCAGGATCTCGGGAGGCGGTACTGGGTATATTTACATACATGCCAAACCCTACTATCTCCACGAGAAGGAGTACGTATGCACCGCATACGGGTGCACAGAAACTGGATACGAACGTATTGACGTCGGTGTTTTTGACGTTAGGATAGCAGAAAGAGTGGATAACAAAGCGTTCCTGGATGGAGGGGGAGTTGAGGGGATACCGAATCTCCCTGGGTTCCACAATTTCATAAGCGCATCATCCAACAAAGCTTTTCAGGAGCTGAAAGCTAACGGTGATTCGAGAACCCTAAAATACCTGTTTGATGACCTCGGTGGAGAGTGTGGCATAAAATTCGGCGTTGGAATACCTGTAGGGGCGATTGCGGTTGCCTTTGGGGCCCCTGCTCCGGTGGCTGGGCTTGTTGCGTCGGTGCAGTACGAAAAGAGCGGCAGCGTTTCCATTGATGGTGTGATACAAAACGATGGGGGTTATCCTGTTGTCCTCGAAGGTGCTGGCTCCCCCACAAAGTACACGTTCAAAGAAAGCCTCTTCAAATCCTGTGACGTCTCCGTTCCTATGGGGTTCTATATGGAGGTTGAATCCGCCTGGAGAGATAATCCCATGGAACCCTCTCCTCCTTCGCCTGATCCCTCTCCCGAGCCGTCTCCCACCCCTTCGCCGGAGCCAACTCCCGGACCGCTTCCTCCCTGCAATCCACGCTCGGGGATATGCCCCCTCTCTTAACCTCACTTCCCAAATCCTTTATAACGTCCCCACCCAACTTCAGTTAGGTGTTGTTCATGGGTAGGACGATAAGCAAAATCATCAGTTATAACGACGAGGAGGCGTTTCTCGCCGGTATGGAGGAGGTTATGGAGCGCTTCACTTATCTGGCTTCCCGCTACGGGAGCGGGAACGTTGTGGAGGGTTTTCTTCTGTGGGACTACGTAGGCGTGAGGGACGATGAGGGCGTGAAGGTCTTCAGGCTTGGCGAGTTCCCCTACGTCGAGGGTGTCCTCCGGGTGGACATCGAAAAGCTCAGAATAATGGAGCGCTACTTTGACGAGATGGAGAGCAAGTGGGACGAGATAACCCCGGAGGAGATAAAATACTTCGTTGGGCTCCTTAACGAAGAACTCGGGGAGGAGATGGTATACTATGAGGCCTATGACCTCGGACTTGACAGGGACGAAGCCTACATCATACTCAACGTGAGCGCGCTGCACTACCTCGACCACGTGGTGGACGCCGAGGACAGGGACGTTTTTGAGGAGGCCGTGGCGCTCCTCATGGAGTACATTTGAGCGGGAAAAGGTTTAATTACTTTCCGTCATAAATCCGGTGGGTGAAACCATGGACTACGCAACGGCTGCACTGATGGGTCTGCTCCAGGGCGTAACGGAGTGGTTGCCAATAAGCAGTTCGGGGCAGACTATGCTCGCCATGATGAACTTTCTTGATATTCCTCCCGGGGAGGCCTATTCCCTCGCGATGACACTTCATCTCGGCACCCTTATGGCCCTCCTCTGGAAGTTCCGCTTCGACCTCGGTGAGATATTCCTCCGCCTTATCCGCTTTAGGGTGGGTGAGGAGGAGAGGTTTCTCGTTTACTCTACGCTCTTTACCGCCCTCGTCGGCTATCCGGCCTATAAGGCCCTCACCACAAGGCTCGAAGGCATGAACCTCGAGCTTGCGAACGCTCTCATCGGGGTTCTTCTTATCTTCACGGGCTTCTTCCTCCACAGGACGAAGGAGCACCCGGTGGTGAAAAAGGAGCGGGAAGCGGGCATCAGGAGCGATAGTGAGGTGGGCATAGCCGAGGCAATAGCGGCGGGGATAGCCCAGGGAATAGCGGTTCTACCGGGAGTTTCACGCTCTGGAATGACCGTTGGAACACTTCTCCTCTTCGGCACGGAGCAGAGAAAGGCGTTGAGGCTGAGCTTTTTGATGGCGGTTCCAGCGATACTGGGCGCGCTGTTCCTCGAGATGCCGAAGGAGCCCCTCCCCCTCGACCTCTCGCTCGTGGCCGTTCTGACGTCCTTCGTGGTGAGCCTCGCATCACTTGAGGTCATGCTCAAGCTGGCCGAGAAGCTCGACTTCTCGAAGTTCTGCTTCCTGTTCGGTGGAATCGCCTTGATAGCGGGTTTAATGGGGGTGTTGATGTGAAGGCCGTTGTCCTTGCCGCAGGAAAGGGTGAAAGGTTGAGGCCCCTTACCGATGACAGGCCCAAGGTGACCCTAAAAGTAGCCAACAGGCCAATAATCGAGTACGTTCTCGAGAACCTCTACCCCTTCGTTGATGAGTTCATCCTCGTGGTGCGTTACAAAAAGGAAGTGCTTATGAAGATCCTCGGCGACGAGTTCCATGGGAAGCCGGTAACCTACGTGGAGCAGAAGGAGGGTGAGGGAACGGCGAGGGCGATAGGCTCCGCCCGGGAGTTCGTTGATGAAGAGTTCATAGCCGTCAACGGGGACATATACTTTGAGCGCGACGCCGTGAAGGAACTCCTCAGGGCATTCAAAGGCGCCGACGCCGCCCTCGTGGTTAAGGAATTCGACGACCTGAGCCACTTTGGCATGGTCGAGGTGGAGGAGGGCTTCGTCAGGACCATAAAGGAGAAACCCGGTCCCGTCAGGGGCTACGCCAACCTCGGGGTATACCTCTTCAAACCCGAAATCTTTGAGTTCATCGAGAGAACCCCCCTGAGCGAGCGCGGGGAGTACGAGATAACCGACACGCTTTCCCTCTACATCTCCGCGGGGCATAAGGTCGGTGCGGCTGTCTATCCCGGTTACTGGAACGATATCGGCAGGCCCTGGAACCTCCTCGAGCTCAACGAGTACCTCCTTAAAACGAAGCTCGAGCACAGGATAGAGGGACTCGTGGAGGAGGGGGCGACGGTAATCCCGCCGGTGGGGATAGGTAAGGGTACCGTGGTGAGGAGCGGGGCCTACATAGTCGGGCCGGTAAAAATAGGTGAAGACTCAAAAATCGGTCCGAACTGCTTCATAAGGCCATACACGAGCATAGGGAACCACTGTCACATCGGAAACGCCGTCGAGGTGAAGAACTCCATAATAATGGACCGCTCCAACGCCCCCCACCTCAACTACGTGGGGGACTCGATAATAGGCGAGAACAGCAACCTCGGGGCCGGAACGATAACGGCCAACCTGAGGCACGACAACGGGCACGTTAGGGTGGAGATAAAGGGTCGTCTCGAGGATTCGGGAAGGAGAAAGCTCGGTGCGATAATAGGGCACAACGTGAAGGTTGGAATAAACGTCACCATCTACCCGGGCAGGAAGATAGGGAGCAACTCCTTCGTTGGGCCGGGGGTGGTGGTTGATAGGAACGTCCCGCCCAACAGCCTCGTCGTCGTCAGGCAGGAGAAAGAGGTGGTGGAGAGATGACGTGGGAGGGCATACTCCCCTACCTCAACTTTTTCTCACGGTGGGCCCTCTTCCTGGCCGTGGCCTACAAGGCCTACAGGGAGAGGGAGAAGAGCTGGGCGCTTCTGGCGTTCGCGTTCTTCATAAACGCCCTCGACATTGAGAAGTATCTCCTCACCCCCCTCGGCCTGACGGTCAACAGGGAGGCCTACGACGTGGCGTCCAAGGTTTCAAACTTCTTCGTGGCGGTTCTGGCTGTGTGGGGGGCCCTGCACCTGAAGTACAGTACATCCAAGTTGAGGCACACCCTGTACCTCGGCACCTTCGCGGTTGCCTCCTACGTGTGGCTTTTCCTCCTCGCGACGGACTTCTTCGGGGACAGCTTCGCGCTGAAGGCGTCCTTCCCATCACTGGCCTTTGGGGGGGCGCTCATCTACGTGGGTTACATCCTCAGGGGCTACGTGATAGAGAGGCGCAGCCTCCAGGAGCTCCTCCCCTGGGGATTAATCCTCCTCGGGGCGCTCAACCTGACTTACCCCGTTGGGAGGCCTATTGAGTGGTACTCCGAGTTCGCCTTCTCTCTCGCCGCGGTGGCGCGCTTGATGGCCGCCTTGGGGGCCCTGCAGTTTGTCCTTCTCCCTTCACCGCCCCTCCAGCAGAGCATTTCCTCCGTGGACATGGGAACGTTCCTCTTCACGAACGAGGAGGCCTTCAAGAGAAAATTCCCGGATGAGTTTAGAAAGGGCCATACGGTGGTTCTGACGAGGAAGGGGCCCGACTGGATAAATTCTAACGTCGGCCGCTACGGTGTGGCATTCTGGCTCACGAGGGTAAAGGAGGGAAGGATAGGGGACAACATAATCGCCATCTCCCCCACGAAGATAGACATCCTCGTTGACCTCGTTGAGAAGGAGCTCGAAAGGGGCTTCAGAGTGGTTTACCTCGATGCCTTCGAATATCTCATGGTGGAGGACGGTTTTGACGTGGCCGTGAAATTCCTGCTCTCCCTTAAGGACCGCGTCCTGGCGCACGAGGGTCGGTTCGTGGTTGTCATGAGCATGGATGCCCTCGACGAGAAGCAGAGGGCAATAATAAAAAGGGAGTTCGAGGTCGTGGAGGAGGCCTAAAAGAGGGCCCCGTACTTGTAGAATATCTGGCACGTGCCCTCGTAGGACACCATACACGGCCCCACTGGGTGCCTAGGCGTGCACTCCTTCCCGAAGAGCGGGCACTCCGTAGGCAACGCCAGCCCCCTCAGCACGGCGCCGCAGCGGCAGCCCTTCTCGAGGTCGGGCAGCTTCGGGGGTTTGACATTGTAGAGGCTCCTTATCTCGAAGTCCCTGAACTCCTTCCGAAGCTCCAGACCGCTCTCCGGGATTGTGCCGAGGGCGCGCCACTTCGAATCCCTCACCTCGAAGAGCCACTCTATGGTCTCCCTCGCCTCAACGTTTCCCTCGTACTTGACCACCCTCGTGTACTCGTTCTCCACTTTGGCTTCGCCCTTCCTTATCTGTCTGAGGAGCATGAGGATGCCCATGAGGAAGTCCACGGGTTCAAAGCCCGCTATCACCTGGGGAACCCCGTACTCCTCGGTTATGGGCTCCCAACCCCTGACGCCCACTATGGTGGAAACGTGGCCCGGATCTATGAGGCCGTGGAAGACAGTTCCCTGCTTTATCAGGGCTTTAACGGCCGGGGGAGTAAGGCGGTGCACGGAGTAAATCTTGAAGTTCTCCACCTCTTTCTCGACGGCCTCTTTGAGTATTCCGGCTGCGGGGGCTGTGGTGGTCTCGAAGCCCGGCGAGAAGTGGACGACGAGCTTCCCCTCGTTGAGGGCCATCTTGTAGGCGTCGTAAATGGAGTAAACGATTCTAACGTCGAAGCCTTCCCCTTTGAGGTCTGCGAAGCTCCCTATCGCCGTTGGGATTTTGTACATGTCCCCGAATGTCGTCAGGGTTATCTCCTCCCCCTCCTCCCTCGCGAGCCTCATTATCCCCATCATGGCAGCTATATCCTCGGCGGGGGTTATGCAGACTGGACACCCTGGTCCGCTGAAGATTTTAACGTTCTCGGGGAGGAGGGAGCGTATTCCCGAGCGCGTCACGGTGTCCTCGTGGGTTCCGCACACGTGCATAAGCCTTACTTCACGCCCAATTCGCTCCGCTTCCTTTTTTATCGCCGAGAGTATTCTCTCCGCAAGGGCTCTGTCTTCAAACACCTTGAGGTCTAGCATGCTCACTCCTCCAGGGCTTTCATCACTTCTTCCCACGCCTTGAGGCTCTCCAGAGCGGCCTTCTCATCGAGCTTCTCTATGGCGAAGCCCGTATGGACTATAACGTAGTCTCCAACCCTAAGGTCTTTTATGAAGTCCGTTCTGGCTTCCCTCTTCACGCCCCCGAAGTCAACTATCGCGACGTTACCATTAATCTCGAGAACCTTAGCTGGAACGGCAAGGCACATTTTTCTTCACCTGTTAGGGAGTTGGGGAGAAGGGTTTTTTAGGAATTTTTCAAACCAAAGGTTTGAAACAGAAAAGATGGGCTCAGAGGCCCAGGTGCTCTATAAACCTCTTCGTGTACTTAACGCTCTTCTGGAGCTCCACCTTCTGGAGTATCTGCCTTTCAATGGCCCTTATGGCGTCGTGGACTGCCTGGATGGCTCCCCACGTTTCGCCGGTGGCCACGTAGCTTCCCCTGTCGGTAACGACCCTCATCCTCGCCTGGTAGAGGTGCACTCCCCTGAACTTCTCGGGGAAGCGCCTTATGGTGAGGTAGATTATACCCTCGTTTCCGAGGGCGTCCTCGTAGCCGTCCACGAACTTCCTGACGTCCGCGATTATGCGCTCCCTCGTGAAGTCGCTGAGGACGTGGGCATCCCCTCCGAGCTGGAGGTAGAAGTGAACCTCCTTCTCCGTCATCTTTGAGATGGGCAGGAGAAGGTCCTTCGTCGTGAGTATTCCCACCACCCTGTTTTCTCCATCAACCACGACGAGGCCGTCTATATCGTTCTCCACGAGGCTACCAACGGCCTCCTTTATGCTTGCCTCGGGGCCTATCGTTATGACGCCCCTTATCATAACCTCCCTCAGCTGGGTTGAGAAGGGAGGTATCTTCTCCCCCGCGACCTCTCCGAACTGGGCCTTGAAGCGGGGCTTCATGAAGCGTATTATGAGGTCGTGGAGGGTAACCAGACCGAGGAGCTTACCCTCTTCGTCAACCACGGGTATCCTCGATATGGCGTTGTCCCTCATCGTGGCGAGGGCCTTGGCCACGGTGTCGTCGGGCCCGAGGGTTATGACCTCCTTCGTCATGAGTTCCTCAACCTTCTTCTTTCCAAACTCCTCCTTTGCGAGACGCCTCAGAATCTCAACATCGCTTATTACACCAATTATCTCCTTTTTGCTCTCTCCAACAGGGAGGGAGCGTGAGTCTATCTCGAGCATCAGCTTTGCAGCCCTGCTAAGGTCGTCCTTGGGGTTCAAAATTCCGGCTGGCTTGTAGACGTCCCTAACCTTAGCCTTGGTTGGGTCCCACTTGAGGTGGGAGCGAATTATCAAGTCCTGCGTCAGAATTCCCTTGTACGTCTTGCCCTCAAAAACAACTATCAAATCCGGGTCTTCCTTTTCAAAGATGCCGATGGCTTCAGAAAGGGGCGCTTCGATGTCAATCCTTGAGAACCTGTCGGTCATTACTTCTTCCACGAGAATACCGACCATGTTGTCACCTCCTTCAATTAAATATATCTCTTTCATTGCATTTAAACCTTGCTGATGGGTTTATGAATGCAAAAAAGCTGCA belongs to Palaeococcus ferrophilus DSM 13482 and includes:
- a CDS encoding TRAM domain-containing protein, whose product is MYGSGFDRGFEAPVKVGERYTVKIESIGQGGDGIARIQGFVVFVPNTKVGQEVDIVINSVKRRFAFAEVI
- a CDS encoding NTPase, which codes for MRIFVTGKPGVGKTTLALRAWERFKGDARIAGFVTEEVRERGRRVGFRIRALDTGEEGWLARVGKGDVMVGRYAVNLEDLERVGVSALRRALNSELAIVDEIGAMEMKSRAFAEALDELLRSDVPLLATVHRRFAHQFRNYGELYTLTIENRENLTLEILEKLQQHLGR
- a CDS encoding DEAD/DEAH box helicase, encoding MHPRLEAVLRERFELNELQLKAFDAVSSGKSVLVVSPTGSGKTEAAFLPVLNAILEENLPPIAALYIAPIKALNRDLLERLRWWGERTGIGVEVRHGDTSAYAKAKQVKNPPHVLIITPETLGILLVMKSMRKHLANVRFVIVDEIVELVDSKRGAQLSLALERLAKRANFQRIGLSATVGNEGEIKDWLKADTIVKPEMRKAYHVHVLYPEPEEGDFELARALKVSPEVAARLRTVWEVVEEHGKGLIFTNTRQFAEILAHRLKAWGKPVEVHHGSLAKEARIRAEKALKEGKVRALVCTSSMELGIDIGDVDVVVQYMSPRQVNRLVQRMGRSRHRLGEVSEGYVIATNPEDYLESLVIARRAVKGLYEPVRPYENALDVLAHFTVGSLMEEKKLLPEEVYSLAKGSYPYRNLSEEDFSAVVKLLESARLVGIDEVTGSLYLRRGAFKYYYENLSTIPDEISYRVLDASSGHVVGRLDESFVMDLEDGMEFIMHGRSWILLSIDEEARLIKAKESRSLESAVPSWEGEMIPVPFEVALETGKLKRELIYNETLATRFLKGVNFREEELERVLKVLRGQEPLSTDRDIGVESLPKGLVIHADFGNRVNETIGRFLWAFLSSKYGKVFTLKGQGHAIVFKTPFQLNPAEVASLLRTSPEALEFIVGRAVRESNVYRWRMLNVAKRFGALRRDAKIRRVDRLFEGTVVEKETLNELFHDKLDIGGAERVLKLLGEGMLRVKTKLAREPSPLAKLNLSVGGEFLVTGELERDEVLELFRKRLEESEVVLLCTNCGWNARTRVGRLRSRLDDWRCPKCGSLMLAVAHPIDAELFVKAVKKMKKKEKLEKEEEKAYRKLIKASDLIQSYGWEAILALSAYGVGPDTAARLLGQYRGEALLVALLEAERTFIRTRRFWEVKE
- a CDS encoding undecaprenyl-diphosphate phosphatase, with product MDYATAALMGLLQGVTEWLPISSSGQTMLAMMNFLDIPPGEAYSLAMTLHLGTLMALLWKFRFDLGEIFLRLIRFRVGEEERFLVYSTLFTALVGYPAYKALTTRLEGMNLELANALIGVLLIFTGFFLHRTKEHPVVKKEREAGIRSDSEVGIAEAIAAGIAQGIAVLPGVSRSGMTVGTLLLFGTEQRKALRLSFLMAVPAILGALFLEMPKEPLPLDLSLVAVLTSFVVSLASLEVMLKLAEKLDFSKFCFLFGGIALIAGLMGVLM
- the glmU gene encoding bifunctional sugar-1-phosphate nucleotidylyltransferase/acetyltransferase, whose translation is MKAVVLAAGKGERLRPLTDDRPKVTLKVANRPIIEYVLENLYPFVDEFILVVRYKKEVLMKILGDEFHGKPVTYVEQKEGEGTARAIGSAREFVDEEFIAVNGDIYFERDAVKELLRAFKGADAALVVKEFDDLSHFGMVEVEEGFVRTIKEKPGPVRGYANLGVYLFKPEIFEFIERTPLSERGEYEITDTLSLYISAGHKVGAAVYPGYWNDIGRPWNLLELNEYLLKTKLEHRIEGLVEEGATVIPPVGIGKGTVVRSGAYIVGPVKIGEDSKIGPNCFIRPYTSIGNHCHIGNAVEVKNSIIMDRSNAPHLNYVGDSIIGENSNLGAGTITANLRHDNGHVRVEIKGRLEDSGRRKLGAIIGHNVKVGINVTIYPGRKIGSNSFVGPGVVVDRNVPPNSLVVVRQEKEVVER
- a CDS encoding DUF835 domain-containing protein translates to MTWEGILPYLNFFSRWALFLAVAYKAYREREKSWALLAFAFFINALDIEKYLLTPLGLTVNREAYDVASKVSNFFVAVLAVWGALHLKYSTSKLRHTLYLGTFAVASYVWLFLLATDFFGDSFALKASFPSLAFGGALIYVGYILRGYVIERRSLQELLPWGLILLGALNLTYPVGRPIEWYSEFAFSLAAVARLMAALGALQFVLLPSPPLQQSISSVDMGTFLFTNEEAFKRKFPDEFRKGHTVVLTRKGPDWINSNVGRYGVAFWLTRVKEGRIGDNIIAISPTKIDILVDLVEKELERGFRVVYLDAFEYLMVEDGFDVAVKFLLSLKDRVLAHEGRFVVVMSMDALDEKQRAIIKREFEVVEEA
- the hypD gene encoding hydrogenase formation protein HypD, translating into MLDLKVFEDRALAERILSAIKKEAERIGREVRLMHVCGTHEDTVTRSGIRSLLPENVKIFSGPGCPVCITPAEDIAAMMGIMRLAREEGEEITLTTFGDMYKIPTAIGSFADLKGEGFDVRIVYSIYDAYKMALNEGKLVVHFSPGFETTTAPAAGILKEAVEKEVENFKIYSVHRLTPPAVKALIKQGTVFHGLIDPGHVSTIVGVRGWEPITEEYGVPQVIAGFEPVDFLMGILMLLRQIRKGEAKVENEYTRVVKYEGNVEARETIEWLFEVRDSKWRALGTIPESGLELRKEFRDFEIRSLYNVKPPKLPDLEKGCRCGAVLRGLALPTECPLFGKECTPRHPVGPCMVSYEGTCQIFYKYGALF
- a CDS encoding HypC/HybG/HupF family hydrogenase formation chaperone → MCLAVPAKVLEINGNVAIVDFGGVKREARTDFIKDLRVGDYVIVHTGFAIEKLDEKAALESLKAWEEVMKALEE
- a CDS encoding CBS domain-containing protein, with protein sequence MVGILVEEVMTDRFSRIDIEAPLSEAIGIFEKEDPDLIVVFEGKTYKGILTQDLIIRSHLKWDPTKAKVRDVYKPAGILNPKDDLSRAAKLMLEIDSRSLPVGESKKEIIGVISDVEILRRLAKEEFGKKKVEELMTKEVITLGPDDTVAKALATMRDNAISRIPVVDEEGKLLGLVTLHDLIIRFMKPRFKAQFGEVAGEKIPPFSTQLREVMIRGVITIGPEASIKEAVGSLVENDIDGLVVVDGENRVVGILTTKDLLLPISKMTEKEVHFYLQLGGDAHVLSDFTRERIIADVRKFVDGYEDALGNEGIIYLTIRRFPEKFRGVHLYQARMRVVTDRGSYVATGETWGAIQAVHDAIRAIERQILQKVELQKSVKYTKRFIEHLGL